The Alkalibacter rhizosphaerae genomic sequence TCCTTCAATATGGAATTTGCCAGCTTCTCGATCTCAGCAGGCATGGTGGCGGAAAAAAACATGGTCTGTTTTTCCTGAGGCAGGTGTGTGATGATTTTTCGCACATCCAACAGCATACCCATATCCAGCATCATGTCCGCCTCGTCGAGCACGAAATATTTTACACTCTTTAAACTAACATATCTTTGGGTGATCAAATCCAGCAGTCTTCCAGGTGTGGCCACCAGTATGTCGATTCCCTTAGTCAGGTCTTTTGTTTGAGGGTGTTGCGATACACCACCATAGATCACCAGCGTCTTCAGATTCAAGTACTTGCCGTACTCTTTAAAACTATCGGATATCTGTATGGCCAATTCTCTGGTTGGTGCTACGACCAAGGCCTGGATCTGCCTGCGGCCCGGGGATGCTTTTTGCTGCAATGCAATGCCTTGCAAGATGGGGATAGCAAAAGCCGCCGTTTTCCCTGTGCCTGTTTGGGCACACCCTAATAGATCCTTGCCCATTAGAAGGGGCGGTATGGCTTTCGATTGGATCGCTGTCGGCTTTGTATACCCTTTCGTTTTTATGGCTTTCTTTATCGGTTCCATTAACTTTAAATCTTCAAATAACAATATATTTCTCCTTTTGATATTACATGAATGTATATCTTTTTCTATAGTATGCTTAGTATATCACTGTTAACAAAAGGAAATCCTTAAGTTATGCCAATATTCCCTTTTATTTCTACATAATACGGCTCTGGTCATAAAATCATTCGATATTTTACATCGATTTTCTGAGATATTTGGCAGTGATTGTTGAACTTTTTTCCACCATCTCTCTCACGGTTCCCTCAAATACGATCTCGCCACCGCCGCTGCCTCCATCCGGCCCAATATCAATGATGTGATCCGCATTTTTAATGACATCTTGATTGTGTTCGATGATGATCACCGTATTTCCCCTGTCAACAAATCTCTCAAACAGCTTCATGATCCCCTTGATATCAGAGGCGTGGAGCCCCGTGGTTGGTTCGTCCAGAATGAAAATGCTTCCCTGATCATCCAGATGTTTCGCAAGCTTCAAACGCTGCCGTTCTCCTCCCGATAAGGTGGACGTCGGTTGTCCCAGGGAAAGATATCCCAAGCCCACTTCCACCATCCGCCTAATTTGTTTTGCGATTCTATTCTGGCCTTTAAAGAAAACGAAAGCTTCTTCTGCCGACATGGCCAATATTTCCATGATGTTTTTTCCGTGATATTGAAAAGAAAGGGATTCTTTGTTAAAGCGATTTCCTTCACATTCTTCACAAACCGTAGTAACAGGGTCCATGAATACGAGCTCCGTAACAATGACGCCTCTTCCTTTGCATGCAGGACATGCGCCCTTGCTGTTAAAGGAAAATATCGATGCGCTCTGACCCGTTTCCTTTGAAATCACTTTTCTTATGGCATCGAAAAACCCCAGGAAGGTGGCTGGCGTTGAACGGCCTGTAGCTGTTATGGGAGACTGATCCACCAGCACCACATCGTCAACATGCTCTTTTGCAAATACATCCCGGATCAACGTGCTTTTTCCGGAACCGGCCACGCCGGTCACTACGGTCAGGACGTGGAGTGGAATATCCACCGATACATCTTTCAGGTTGTGACAAGTTGCATTGCGAACCGGCAGATACTTGTCGGGCACTCTTGGTTGCTCCTTGATCGGAAGGATCTCTTTCATCGCATTGCCGGTCCTGGTCCCGGATAAAAGAAGATCTTCGTAACTTCCTTCAAACAAAATTTCACCACCATGTTTCCCTGCAAGGGGCCCGACATCGATGATATGATCTGCAATACTTATGATATCTTTATCGTGTTCGACGACAAGGACGCTGTTTCCCTTGTCTCTAAGTTTTTGAAGCAAGTTGCACATGCGGTAAACGTCCCTTGGATGCATGCCCGTACTGGGTTCATCAAAAATGTATGTCATCCCAGTCAATGCACTTCCCATGTATCGCACCAGTTTCAGACGTTGGGCTTCTCCACCAGACAGGGTGGACGATTCCCGGTTCATGCTTAGATAAGGAAGGCCAATTTCGATCATTCTGCCTAAAGACGCCACCAAATCTTCGACAATGGTCGTCGCTCTTTTATCTTCGATTTTTGACAATGCTTCTCTTAAACTTGTAAACTCCATTTCACTCATTTCATGGATGTTTTTCTCGTTGATCCGACAGGAAAGGGTGTGATCGTTCAGTCTCTTGCCATGGCAGCTGGGGCATTTTTTTTGTATGATCAGGCTCAACAGCCTTTTTGCAGATGCTTCCCTGATCGCGGACGTATCCCGCATCAACACGGTTCTTCTGAGTTGTTGAACGATTCCCTCCACTTTTTTGTGGACCTGGTCTCCATTGGGCACTTTTGCCCCATAATATAGAATGTTCTTTTCTTCTTCCGAGTAATCCTTGAATTTCTTGTCAAGATCAAATACCTTCGATTCGGTGTATATCTTCCAATACCAGTTTCCCACACCGTAGGCTGGGAGCTTTACCATTCCCTCGTTCCAGGATTTTTCCGGATCCACCAACCCCTCCGTATCGATGTCTGTTATATTCCCCAAACCCGAACACTCGGGACACATCCCGTTGGGATCATTGAAGGAAAAGTAGGATGCAGTCCCAACGTAGGGCGCCCCGATCCGGGAGTACAACACTCGAAGCGCAGAATACAAATCGCTGATCGTACCAACCGTTGAACGGGCGTTGCCCCCTAGTCTGGACTGGTCCACGATGACCGATGCGGAAAGATTGTCGATATAATCCACTTTTGGTTTTTCATATTTTGGCATTCGTCCCCGGACCCATGCCGTATAAGTTTCATTCATCTGCCTCTGGCTTTCTGTTGCAATGGTATCAAATACGATACTTGATTTGCCGGACCCGGATACACCCGTGAAAACAACGATTTTGTTTTTGGGTATGGACAGAGAAATGTTCTTCAAATTGTTTTGGTGCAAACCCCTAATTTCGATTCGATCGTTCATGATCTCCACCGCCTATTTCCAATTTATCTTAAAATCAACAAGCAAAAATACCATTTCAATCCACACTTCGTTTCAATTATACTACTGCGTTTGTCTTTTTCAAAACTTAACTTATTTTGAAAAATAGTCAGTCATTTAATTTTATGATATGATGTTCTTGAAATCTTGCTTTCGCCAAATCTACGCGTAAAAACAGGAACGGACCAATCCAATTCAATAACAACGGAGGAATATTATGAAGAATGTTGTGATAACCGGCAGCACCAGAGGTATTGGTTTTTCCATGGCAATCGAGTTTTTGCAGGCCGGATGTAACGTGACCTTGTCTGGCAGAGGAGAATCCCTGCCTGAAGCAACAAAAGCAAAACTCTCTGATTTTGAGGAAAAATATATATATGTTCAATGCAATGTACAGGAAAAAGCCAAGGTACAAAATCTTTGGGATGTTTCCGTAGAAAAATGGCACAAGATAGATATCTGGATCAACAATGCGGGGCAAAATACTCCATATGTATATTCGTGGAAAACAGGAGAAAATTACACCGAAAGCATTATCAAAACCAATATTATCGGAATGATATTTGGCACACAAGTTGCCGCAGAGGGTATGCTGAATCAAGGTTATGGCGAAATATACAGCATGGAAGGCCTTGGCTCAAACAATATGATTCAGAAAAAGACAATATTGTACGGTACCACCAAACATGCTTTGAGCTATTTTATGAAGGGAGTTGCCAAAGAATTGGAGGGGACCGGTGTTATGGCAGGGCGTTTGTCCCCTGGTATGATGCTAACGGATTTTATCACGAAAACGCCAGACGGCGAGCAATCGGAGGTTATAACCGAAAAGCGGTTTAAAAAAGTGTTCAACACTTTGGCAGACAAACCAGATACAGTAGCAAAGTTTTTTATACCTAAAATATTGAGCAATAGGAAAAACAACGCTCAGATCATTTGGCTGACAAATAGAAAGGCAGCATGGCGGTTCATGACTTCAGCTTTTCGCAAAGACAGACTGATTTAAGTTTAGTAGAGAAATGTAAAACGT encodes the following:
- a CDS encoding ATP-binding cassette domain-containing protein — its product is MNDRIEIRGLHQNNLKNISLSIPKNKIVVFTGVSGSGKSSIVFDTIATESQRQMNETYTAWVRGRMPKYEKPKVDYIDNLSASVIVDQSRLGGNARSTVGTISDLYSALRVLYSRIGAPYVGTASYFSFNDPNGMCPECSGLGNITDIDTEGLVDPEKSWNEGMVKLPAYGVGNWYWKIYTESKVFDLDKKFKDYSEEEKNILYYGAKVPNGDQVHKKVEGIVQQLRRTVLMRDTSAIREASAKRLLSLIIQKKCPSCHGKRLNDHTLSCRINEKNIHEMSEMEFTSLREALSKIEDKRATTIVEDLVASLGRMIEIGLPYLSMNRESSTLSGGEAQRLKLVRYMGSALTGMTYIFDEPSTGMHPRDVYRMCNLLQKLRDKGNSVLVVEHDKDIISIADHIIDVGPLAGKHGGEILFEGSYEDLLLSGTRTGNAMKEILPIKEQPRVPDKYLPVRNATCHNLKDVSVDIPLHVLTVVTGVAGSGKSTLIRDVFAKEHVDDVVLVDQSPITATGRSTPATFLGFFDAIRKVISKETGQSASIFSFNSKGACPACKGRGVIVTELVFMDPVTTVCEECEGNRFNKESLSFQYHGKNIMEILAMSAEEAFVFFKGQNRIAKQIRRMVEVGLGYLSLGQPTSTLSGGERQRLKLAKHLDDQGSIFILDEPTTGLHASDIKGIMKLFERFVDRGNTVIIIEHNQDVIKNADHIIDIGPDGGSGGGEIVFEGTVREMVEKSSTITAKYLRKSM
- a CDS encoding SDR family NAD(P)-dependent oxidoreductase encodes the protein MKNVVITGSTRGIGFSMAIEFLQAGCNVTLSGRGESLPEATKAKLSDFEEKYIYVQCNVQEKAKVQNLWDVSVEKWHKIDIWINNAGQNTPYVYSWKTGENYTESIIKTNIIGMIFGTQVAAEGMLNQGYGEIYSMEGLGSNNMIQKKTILYGTTKHALSYFMKGVAKELEGTGVMAGRLSPGMMLTDFITKTPDGEQSEVITEKRFKKVFNTLADKPDTVAKFFIPKILSNRKNNAQIIWLTNRKAAWRFMTSAFRKDRLI